The following coding sequences are from one Selenomonas sputigena ATCC 35185 window:
- a CDS encoding hexokinase family protein: MTMDKKKYDEVLAAFSISDDELQKISADFEAEMQAGLEGEDSTLRMLRSYVALPTGKEIGDFLALDFGGTNVRALHILLHGGGRYQVIKKAAKPLTEPGVYDYVSESATAEEMFDFLAELIDEAIESNRSTTYLLGHTFSFPSVQTDLYNAKLITWTKEFATQGVEGRVVNDLLKEALARRGARNVIPVAVINDTVATLLAAAYKKPNAYIGSIYATGQNTCYFEEFTDGSETPTVINMESGGFGKLRPTKYDRHIDETSEKPGAQHLEKMVSGRYLGEIYGEALADILGKAAPFSFTSIDLSTIVADAYLDRHEAAAILEEKTGEKFNALELNLLQDLAGVIIARSARLVAATFAGIVRHRAHGAEIKEQHIAIDGSVYEKMPLVAENLKKALADLLGDEAEKIHIVLENTGSALGAALAAAMTVEG, translated from the coding sequence ATGACCATGGACAAGAAGAAATACGACGAGGTGCTCGCCGCCTTCAGCATCAGTGACGACGAGCTTCAGAAGATTTCCGCCGACTTCGAGGCGGAAATGCAGGCGGGACTTGAGGGCGAAGATTCCACGCTGCGCATGCTGCGCTCCTACGTCGCCCTGCCGACAGGCAAGGAAATCGGCGATTTCCTCGCGCTCGATTTCGGCGGCACAAACGTACGCGCCCTGCACATCCTCCTGCACGGAGGCGGCAGATACCAAGTCATCAAGAAGGCGGCGAAGCCCCTGACCGAGCCGGGCGTCTACGACTACGTATCGGAAAGCGCCACCGCCGAGGAGATGTTTGACTTCCTCGCCGAACTCATCGACGAGGCCATCGAGAGCAATCGCTCGACGACGTACCTGCTCGGTCACACCTTCTCCTTCCCGTCGGTGCAGACTGACCTCTACAACGCCAAGCTCATCACTTGGACGAAGGAGTTCGCGACGCAGGGCGTCGAGGGCAGGGTCGTCAACGACCTTCTGAAAGAAGCGCTCGCACGGCGCGGCGCACGAAACGTCATCCCCGTCGCCGTCATCAACGACACCGTCGCCACGCTCCTTGCCGCCGCCTACAAGAAGCCGAATGCCTACATCGGCTCGATCTACGCCACGGGGCAGAACACCTGCTACTTCGAGGAGTTCACGGATGGTTCCGAAACGCCCACCGTCATCAACATGGAATCGGGCGGCTTCGGCAAGCTGCGCCCGACAAAGTATGACAGGCACATCGACGAAACCTCCGAAAAGCCCGGCGCACAGCACCTCGAAAAGATGGTCTCAGGACGCTACCTCGGCGAAATCTACGGCGAGGCGCTCGCCGACATCCTCGGCAAGGCCGCTCCTTTCTCCTTCACGAGCATCGACCTTTCCACCATCGTCGCCGACGCCTACCTCGACCGTCACGAAGCCGCTGCCATCCTCGAAGAAAAGACGGGCGAAAAGTTCAACGCGCTTGAGCTGAACCTGCTGCAAGATCTCGCGGGCGTCATCATCGCGCGCTCCGCCCGTCTCGTCGCCGCGACCTTCGCAGGCATCGTGCGCCATCGCGCACATGGCGCGGAGATCAAGGAACAGCACATCGCCATCGACGGCTCCGTCTACGAGAAGATGCCCCTCGTCGCCGAAAACCTCAAGAAGGCGCTCGCCGACCTCCTCGGCGACGAAGCAGAAAAGATCCACATCGTCCTTGAAAACACCGGCTCCGCCCTCGGTGCAGCCCTCGCCGCCGCCATGACGGTGGAAGGGTGA
- a CDS encoding DUF1858 domain-containing protein, translated as MTITKDMGIGEVVQKYPATVPVFMSAGMGCIGCAASHFENIEQGALAHGIDIDALMKGLNEAVAAG; from the coding sequence ATGACCATAACGAAAGATATGGGCATCGGAGAGGTTGTCCAGAAATATCCCGCCACCGTTCCCGTATTCATGAGTGCAGGCATGGGCTGCATCGGCTGCGCCGCCTCGCACTTCGAGAACATCGAGCAGGGTGCGCTCGCACACGGCATCGACATCGACGCCTTGATGAAGGGTCTGAACGAAGCTGTCGCTGCGGGCTGA
- a CDS encoding group II intron maturase-specific domain-containing protein codes for MRGWLNYYGIASMKNRIDELNQWLYHRVRMCIWKHWKKPRTKIRNLCKLGVPFETAYKAGNCRRGYWWTSNTVAVKMAMTKERLIRFGFYDLAEAYQSVHATY; via the coding sequence ATGCGAGGTTGGCTGAACTACTACGGGATAGCGAGCATGAAGAATCGCATAGACGAATTGAACCAATGGCTGTACCATCGCGTAAGGATGTGTATCTGGAAGCATTGGAAGAAGCCGAGGACGAAGATTCGGAATCTATGCAAGTTGGGAGTCCCCTTTGAAACAGCCTACAAGGCAGGAAACTGTCGGAGAGGCTATTGGTGGACAAGCAACACGGTAGCGGTCAAGATGGCAATGACAAAAGAAAGACTGATACGCTTCGGCTTTTATGATTTAGCCGAGGCATATCAGTCTGTACACGCAACCTATTGA
- a CDS encoding YbjN domain-containing protein, translated as MAEKEEKLEAEEKDTKKKAEKAAEAVKSEKAEKFDAMLKELDIQAFQKQEVGDEYGTVLYRSSMEIKGQFLPVIVILDASIYGIVRVIVGSKVVNEKNESDLAAYINEMNSRYKVFKYYTVEDGSLVLDACLPASDEGFEPDIVRTILDVILQHLDETFGDTMKTIWADT; from the coding sequence ATGGCAGAAAAAGAAGAAAAGCTCGAAGCAGAAGAAAAGGACACGAAGAAGAAAGCGGAAAAAGCGGCGGAAGCCGTCAAGTCCGAAAAGGCAGAGAAATTCGACGCGATGCTCAAGGAGCTTGACATTCAGGCGTTCCAGAAGCAGGAAGTCGGCGATGAGTACGGCACGGTGCTCTACCGCTCCTCGATGGAGATCAAGGGTCAGTTCCTGCCTGTCATCGTCATCCTTGACGCTTCCATCTACGGCATTGTGCGCGTCATCGTAGGCAGCAAGGTCGTCAACGAGAAGAACGAGAGCGACCTCGCGGCATACATCAACGAGATGAACAGCCGCTACAAGGTGTTCAAGTACTACACGGTGGAAGACGGCAGCCTCGTCCTCGATGCCTGCCTGCCCGCCTCCGACGAGGGATTTGAGCCGGACATCGTGCGCACGATCCTCGACGTCATCCTGCAGCACCTCGATGAGACCTTCGGCGATACGATGAAGACCATCTGGGCGGATACCTGA
- a CDS encoding RuvC family protein encodes MMEAETLAAVDPGREKCGFAVLDVHGTVLFQKVIETLKLGLEINDKCSRYAFTTLVLGNGTTSREAKKRIEEAVPDLRVVLVDEYRTTDMAKRAYWQARPPHGWRRLLPVSMLVPPEPVDDFVAVILARRFLEKAASKDV; translated from the coding sequence ATGATGGAGGCGGAGACGCTCGCCGCTGTCGATCCCGGCCGCGAGAAGTGCGGGTTTGCGGTTCTCGATGTGCACGGCACGGTGCTTTTCCAAAAAGTAATCGAAACGCTTAAGCTCGGGCTTGAAATCAACGATAAATGTTCTAGGTATGCGTTCACTACCCTTGTGCTTGGAAATGGCACGACGAGCAGGGAAGCGAAGAAGCGCATAGAAGAGGCCGTGCCCGATTTGCGCGTGGTGCTCGTCGACGAGTACCGCACGACGGACATGGCGAAGCGGGCGTATTGGCAGGCGCGTCCGCCGCACGGCTGGAGGAGGCTTCTGCCCGTCTCGATGCTCGTGCCGCCCGAGCCTGTCGATGATTTTGTCGCCGTCATCCTCGCGCGCCGCTTCCTTGAAAAAGCGGCGTCGAAGGATGTTTAG
- a CDS encoding DUF3084 domain-containing protein, which yields MYGIVLILVLIITGGVIAVIGDRVGTKVGKKRLSLFGLRPRHTSTIVTIVTGFVITTLTFIILAAASENVRTALFGMEQLNRSMRETEEKLKDASAELTAARAEQAAADKALADLKGSVKSLEEEAEKLSAGNRALAEKNDALAKKNAALDGLNQSLTAENDALGAANETLGTENAALATSNAQLSGDKKVLEMRTQELRRGLEIIREGDIVYRAGEVIAAGVIKGGRPEDDVRADVTALAQLASRNVSAHLGKDLPDGEIWVYSPEVDDAVARIAKGPGDMVVRIVAAGNLVRGEAVRAALDLHPNSIVYRQGEFILAQSYRLTGTGGAQASQEVVMDFLKRVNAAASAHGILPDPIRGTVGVIDGEQMYGIVQTLEPLYGMILLSAYARDNTDALGPLRLNIKVEREAE from the coding sequence ATGTACGGGATCGTCTTGATACTCGTGCTGATCATCACGGGCGGTGTCATCGCCGTCATCGGCGACCGCGTGGGCACGAAGGTCGGCAAGAAGCGTCTGTCACTCTTCGGCCTCAGGCCGCGTCATACGTCGACCATCGTCACCATCGTCACGGGCTTTGTCATCACGACGCTGACGTTTATCATCCTTGCTGCCGCTTCGGAAAACGTGCGCACGGCGCTCTTCGGCATGGAGCAGCTCAACCGCTCGATGCGGGAAACGGAGGAAAAGCTCAAGGATGCGTCGGCCGAGCTTACCGCGGCACGCGCCGAGCAGGCGGCAGCGGACAAGGCGCTCGCCGATCTCAAGGGCAGCGTCAAGTCGCTCGAAGAGGAAGCCGAAAAGCTTTCTGCGGGCAACCGTGCGCTCGCAGAGAAGAACGATGCGCTCGCAAAGAAAAATGCCGCGCTTGATGGGCTGAACCAATCACTTACGGCAGAAAACGATGCGCTCGGTGCGGCGAATGAAACGCTTGGCACGGAGAATGCGGCGCTTGCGACGAGCAACGCGCAGCTTAGCGGCGATAAGAAGGTGCTGGAAATGCGCACGCAGGAGCTGCGCCGCGGGCTTGAGATCATCCGCGAGGGCGATATCGTCTATCGCGCGGGCGAGGTCATCGCGGCGGGTGTCATCAAGGGCGGACGCCCCGAGGACGATGTGCGCGCCGACGTCACGGCACTCGCACAGCTCGCGAGCCGCAACGTCTCAGCACACCTTGGCAAAGATCTGCCGGACGGCGAGATCTGGGTATACTCGCCCGAGGTCGATGACGCCGTCGCACGCATAGCCAAAGGCCCGGGCGACATGGTCGTGCGCATCGTCGCAGCGGGCAACCTCGTGCGCGGCGAAGCCGTGCGCGCCGCCCTCGACCTGCATCCGAACAGCATCGTCTATCGGCAGGGAGAATTCATCCTCGCGCAATCGTATCGTCTGACGGGTACGGGCGGTGCGCAGGCATCGCAGGAAGTCGTCATGGACTTTTTGAAGCGTGTGAATGCCGCCGCTTCGGCACATGGCATTCTGCCCGATCCGATCCGCGGTACGGTCGGCGTCATCGACGGTGAGCAGATGTATGGTATCGTGCAGACACTCGAACCGCTTTACGGCATGATCCTCCTCTCCGCCTATGCGCGAGATAACACCGATGCACTCGGTCCTCTGCGGCTCAACATCAAGGTTGAGCGAGAGGCCGAATGA
- a CDS encoding LptF/LptG family permease: MQIRLLDKYIFREVCLAFFFGICGTSAVFVGSGTLFRIAQYITEYGASFGSVVKMFIFSLPAIAIYTFPMSMLLAALLTFGRLSSSSEITAMKSCGVSFYRIAAPVIVLGVVVSIFSILFTEHIVPRANNAYENVIAYEIQGNAAPKSQDHIVIKEIKDGEMQRLMYARRYDAATETLEGVTLQSFEQGETKYVQDAAYAKWEGTQWTMYRGAIYEVSGGKSEHTMRFDKQVLPINAGPGRIVREQKKPEELTMKELRQQIELMRTQFVDTKKLETELYQRITIPMASLVFAIIGVPLGIQPTRSSSSRGIGLSLLIFFCYYVLMTLAGALGQSGALNPAYAVWLPNVAGLLIGAYLMREAAH; this comes from the coding sequence ATGCAGATACGACTTTTGGACAAATACATCTTCCGTGAGGTCTGCCTCGCCTTCTTCTTCGGTATATGCGGCACGTCTGCCGTATTCGTAGGCTCTGGCACGCTCTTTCGCATCGCGCAGTACATTACGGAATACGGCGCATCGTTTGGCTCCGTCGTAAAGATGTTCATCTTTAGCCTTCCCGCCATCGCCATCTATACATTTCCCATGTCGATGCTCTTGGCGGCGCTCTTGACGTTCGGCAGGCTGTCGAGTTCGAGCGAGATCACGGCGATGAAGTCGTGCGGCGTGAGCTTCTACCGCATCGCTGCGCCCGTCATCGTTCTCGGCGTCGTCGTCAGCATCTTTTCCATCCTCTTCACGGAGCATATCGTACCGCGCGCGAACAACGCCTACGAGAATGTCATCGCCTACGAGATTCAGGGCAATGCCGCACCCAAGTCGCAGGATCACATCGTCATCAAGGAGATCAAGGACGGCGAGATGCAGCGCCTCATGTATGCGCGTCGCTACGACGCTGCAACGGAAACGCTCGAAGGCGTGACGCTGCAGTCGTTCGAGCAGGGTGAGACGAAGTACGTGCAGGATGCCGCCTATGCGAAGTGGGAGGGCACGCAGTGGACGATGTATCGGGGAGCGATCTACGAGGTTTCCGGCGGCAAGTCAGAACATACGATGCGCTTCGACAAGCAGGTGCTGCCCATCAACGCCGGTCCCGGGCGCATCGTGCGCGAGCAGAAGAAGCCGGAGGAACTGACGATGAAGGAGCTGCGTCAGCAGATCGAACTCATGCGCACGCAGTTCGTCGATACGAAGAAATTGGAGACGGAGCTTTATCAGCGCATCACGATTCCGATGGCGAGCCTCGTCTTCGCCATCATCGGTGTGCCGCTCGGCATCCAGCCGACGCGCAGCAGCTCCTCGCGCGGCATCGGCTTGAGCCTCTTGATCTTCTTTTGCTACTATGTTCTCATGACGCTCGCGGGGGCGCTCGGGCAGTCGGGCGCACTGAACCCCGCCTATGCCGTCTGGCTGCCGAATGTCGCGGGTCTTCTCATCGGAGCGTACCTGATGCGCGAGGCGGCGCACTGA
- the lptB gene encoding LPS export ABC transporter ATP-binding protein, which produces MHLEAKDLVKTFKRRSVVDHVSLRVEKGEIVGLLGPNGAGKTTTFYMITGLERPTSGDVFVSDVRITSMPMYARARLGISYLAQEASIFRKMTVEENLLSILEMTKLSAQERREKMENLLAEFRIGHVRDRLGTELSGGERRRVEIARCLAIEPQFILLDEPFAGVDPIAVADIQEIIAYLRKRGIGILITDHNVRETLHIVDRAYILNDGKILLEGDSATIAASDLARKFYLGDNFTL; this is translated from the coding sequence TTGCATCTGGAAGCGAAAGATCTGGTCAAGACGTTCAAGCGGCGCAGTGTCGTCGATCATGTGTCCCTGCGCGTCGAAAAGGGCGAGATCGTCGGGCTTCTAGGTCCCAACGGCGCGGGCAAGACGACGACGTTCTACATGATCACGGGGCTTGAGCGGCCGACCTCGGGCGATGTCTTCGTTTCCGATGTGCGCATCACGAGCATGCCCATGTATGCGCGTGCGCGTCTCGGCATCAGCTACCTCGCGCAGGAAGCCTCGATCTTCCGCAAGATGACCGTAGAGGAAAACCTCCTCTCGATCTTGGAGATGACGAAGCTCTCCGCGCAGGAACGCAGAGAGAAGATGGAGAATCTGCTCGCAGAGTTCCGCATCGGTCATGTGCGTGACCGTCTCGGCACGGAGCTTTCGGGCGGTGAGCGCCGCCGCGTTGAGATCGCGCGCTGCCTCGCCATCGAGCCGCAGTTCATCCTGCTCGACGAGCCGTTTGCAGGCGTCGATCCCATCGCCGTCGCCGACATACAGGAGATCATCGCGTATCTGCGCAAGCGAGGTATCGGCATCCTCATCACCGATCACAACGTGCGCGAGACGCTGCACATCGTTGATCGCGCCTATATCCTGAACGACGGCAAGATTCTCCTCGAGGGGGACAGTGCGACCATCGCCGCGAGCGATCTCGCACGCAAGTTCTACCTCGGAGACAACTTCACGTTATAG
- a CDS encoding LptA/OstA family protein produces the protein MRKRIRKAALAAAVLAAALNMGTLQAADEPSSLEGASVSYDMATGVITAEGGITLKRGTATVTGARASYNTKTQQGEITGGVVAVRDAMRLTAQTVTLESADAIHAMGGAEITKDDLRLTAASLSVFDKDRYVAEGDVRAVKADKTFTGARAEFTQSANYMLVPAGGTMRTADGTFTADRMEGWLTEEHYRGTGNVHVVSPPRSFEGGGDTVDYFAKAEDGKGKCVLDGNAWAYQGNNMLKSKHLTVYLANTGNLAVE, from the coding sequence TTGAGGAAGAGAATAAGGAAGGCTGCGCTCGCGGCTGCCGTCTTGGCTGCAGCTCTGAACATGGGGACGCTGCAGGCGGCGGATGAGCCATCGTCCTTGGAGGGAGCGAGCGTCAGCTACGACATGGCGACGGGTGTGATCACGGCGGAGGGCGGCATCACATTGAAGCGAGGCACGGCGACCGTCACAGGGGCGAGAGCCAGCTACAACACGAAGACACAGCAGGGCGAGATCACGGGCGGCGTCGTCGCTGTGCGCGATGCGATGCGTCTGACGGCACAGACCGTGACGCTCGAATCCGCCGACGCCATCCATGCGATGGGCGGTGCAGAGATCACGAAGGACGATCTTCGTCTGACGGCAGCAAGCCTCTCTGTATTTGATAAGGATCGCTACGTCGCGGAAGGTGACGTTCGTGCTGTAAAAGCGGACAAGACGTTTACAGGCGCGCGCGCTGAATTCACGCAGTCGGCAAACTACATGCTCGTTCCGGCGGGCGGCACGATGAGGACGGCGGACGGCACCTTCACGGCAGACCGCATGGAAGGCTGGCTGACAGAAGAGCATTACCGCGGCACGGGCAACGTGCATGTCGTCAGCCCGCCGAGAAGCTTCGAGGGCGGCGGCGATACGGTCGATTACTTCGCCAAAGCCGAGGACGGCAAGGGCAAGTGCGTGCTCGACGGCAACGCATGGGCATACCAGGGAAATAACATGCTCAAGAGCAAGCATCTGACGGTTTACCTTGCCAACACGGGCAATCTTGCGGTAGAATGA
- the lptC gene encoding LPS export ABC transporter periplasmic protein LptC: MKHRKTLLAVLAAVLFAAALAWAVLSVPEVPTLGDPACTLCYEGNTLSLEKDGRTVWQLTAESIEADADGKAAEARNIEGVFHEEGGRELKLTAPHAHYDMTSKDLAIDGGVRIETSDGIRLMSREVVWSSEKETLAAVGDALLTQEEEKLRVSAERIESSDGFAKFTASGKDGKKARIEKGSGAN, from the coding sequence ATGAAGCATAGGAAGACTCTTCTCGCAGTCCTCGCCGCAGTCCTCTTCGCTGCTGCACTCGCATGGGCAGTGCTCTCCGTTCCCGAGGTGCCGACCTTGGGCGATCCTGCGTGCACGCTGTGTTATGAGGGAAATACGTTGAGCTTGGAGAAGGACGGGCGCACCGTCTGGCAGCTGACGGCGGAATCGATCGAGGCGGATGCTGACGGCAAGGCGGCAGAGGCGAGAAATATCGAAGGCGTCTTTCATGAAGAAGGCGGACGCGAGCTGAAGCTCACTGCGCCTCATGCTCATTACGATATGACGTCGAAGGATCTCGCCATCGACGGCGGCGTGAGGATTGAGACATCGGATGGCATACGCCTGATGAGCCGAGAGGTCGTCTGGTCGTCAGAGAAGGAAACGCTCGCCGCCGTCGGCGACGCCCTGCTTACGCAGGAGGAAGAGAAGCTTCGCGTGAGCGCGGAGCGCATCGAAAGCTCGGATGGCTTTGCGAAGTTTACGGCGAGCGGCAAGGACGGCAAGAAGGCGCGGATTGAAAAGGGGAGTGGAGCGAATTGA
- a CDS encoding lysophospholipid acyltransferase family protein: MLYNSLMALSRALRFLPHGALLFLGALLGRLYYMIIKKQRELAVRQMMQGLSISEEEARKIVRASFVNLAQNMLEILYMPKLNRENLHKYIEIEHLERLRDALAEGHGVVVLTGHIGTWEWLSAAFSLSGLPVTAIAKTQPNAEYSRVLDDLRATIGAEIFSRGTSELLAAGRALKKGKILGFLADQDAGPGGAFIEFLGKTAATPLGPAVFSRKFRAPVVPAFILRRPDGRHTVRVYERMEYVDTGDTEKDLYDLTVRMTRLMEEVIRENPTQWLWFQKRWNTPPEMKKEKHHGAMLQGGKDEA, translated from the coding sequence ATGCTCTACAACTCGTTGATGGCGCTGAGCCGTGCGCTGCGCTTCCTGCCGCACGGCGCGCTGCTCTTCCTCGGCGCGCTGCTCGGCAGGCTCTATTATATGATCATCAAGAAGCAGCGCGAGCTTGCCGTGCGCCAGATGATGCAGGGGCTTTCCATCTCGGAAGAGGAAGCGCGGAAAATCGTACGTGCCTCTTTCGTGAACCTCGCGCAAAACATGCTGGAGATTCTCTACATGCCGAAGCTCAACCGAGAGAACCTGCATAAATACATCGAGATCGAGCACCTGGAGCGCCTCCGGGACGCGCTCGCCGAAGGGCACGGCGTCGTCGTTCTCACGGGTCACATCGGCACGTGGGAGTGGCTGTCCGCCGCCTTCTCGCTGTCGGGTCTGCCCGTCACGGCAATCGCCAAGACGCAGCCGAATGCCGAGTATTCGCGCGTCCTCGACGATCTGCGTGCGACGATTGGCGCGGAGATTTTTTCGCGTGGCACGAGCGAGCTTTTGGCGGCGGGGCGCGCCTTGAAGAAGGGCAAGATCCTCGGCTTCCTCGCCGATCAGGATGCAGGTCCCGGCGGCGCCTTCATCGAGTTTCTCGGCAAGACGGCGGCGACGCCCTTGGGGCCAGCCGTCTTTTCGCGCAAGTTTCGAGCGCCCGTCGTTCCTGCGTTCATCCTGCGCCGGCCCGACGGCAGGCATACGGTGCGCGTCTATGAACGCATGGAGTACGTCGACACGGGCGATACAGAAAAGGATCTCTACGACCTGACCGTGCGCATGACGCGCCTCATGGAGGAGGTCATCCGCGAGAACCCGACGCAGTGGCTGTGGTTTCAGAAGCGCTGGAACACGCCGCCCGAGATGAAGAAGGAGAAGCACCACGGCGCGATGCTGCAAGGAGGGAAAGATGAAGCATAG
- a CDS encoding KdsC family phosphatase: MILSADARERAHRVRFLILDVDGVLTDGGIYMGETGELMKPFYVRDGLGMRLWQNEGFGLAVITGRDSAIVSRRAADLKIEDVYLGHIDKRSAYDDVKARHGLRDEEIAYIGDDLVDLAVMEQVGFPAAPADAAAEVRELSCLVAGNPGGRGAVREIVEFILKAKDRWEGVVARFTASAKVTNVSQ; encoded by the coding sequence ATGATTCTTTCTGCAGATGCGAGGGAGCGTGCGCACCGCGTGCGCTTCCTCATCCTCGACGTCGACGGCGTTCTGACCGACGGCGGCATCTATATGGGCGAGACGGGCGAGCTGATGAAGCCTTTCTACGTGCGCGACGGACTCGGCATGCGCCTGTGGCAGAACGAAGGGTTCGGTCTGGCCGTCATCACGGGGCGCGACTCCGCCATTGTTTCCCGCCGAGCTGCCGATCTCAAGATCGAGGACGTCTACCTCGGGCACATCGACAAGCGCTCGGCCTACGACGATGTCAAGGCGCGTCACGGCCTTCGCGATGAAGAGATTGCTTACATCGGCGACGACCTTGTCGATCTTGCCGTCATGGAGCAGGTCGGCTTCCCTGCCGCACCTGCTGACGCTGCCGCCGAGGTGCGGGAACTTTCGTGTCTTGTGGCGGGAAATCCAGGCGGCAGGGGAGCCGTGCGCGAGATCGTCGAGTTCATTCTGAAGGCAAAGGATCGTTGGGAGGGCGTTGTCGCACGCTTCACCGCGTCGGCGAAGGTCACGAACGTCTCGCAATGA
- the kdsA gene encoding 3-deoxy-8-phosphooctulonate synthase, which translates to MNKVKVRDFTIGGGSPLVLMAGPCVLEEMERCLLIGRTIKEITARLGIPYIFKASFDKANRSSFNSFRGPGLKKGLEMLQAIKEELDVPVVTDVHKESQIAPAAKVVDVLQIPAFLCRQTDLIYAAAKSGCVVNVKKGQFLAPRDMGNVVDKLHEGGCSDILLTERGASFGYNNLVVDMRSFPIMRTFGAPVIFDATHSVQLPGGAGTSSGGNREFVEPLARAAVAAGVDGLFMEVHDNPEEALCDGPNSLYLDKLEELLKEVLAIYNVVKGKLV; encoded by the coding sequence ATGAACAAGGTGAAGGTCAGAGATTTCACGATCGGCGGGGGAAGCCCGCTCGTGCTCATGGCGGGGCCGTGTGTCCTTGAGGAAATGGAGCGCTGCCTTTTGATCGGACGCACGATCAAGGAAATCACCGCGAGGCTCGGCATCCCCTACATCTTCAAGGCGTCGTTCGACAAGGCGAACCGCTCGTCTTTCAACAGCTTCCGCGGTCCGGGGCTCAAGAAGGGGCTCGAAATGCTACAGGCGATCAAGGAAGAGCTCGATGTGCCCGTCGTGACCGACGTCCACAAGGAGTCGCAGATCGCGCCGGCGGCGAAGGTCGTCGACGTGCTGCAGATCCCCGCGTTTCTGTGCCGCCAGACCGACCTCATCTACGCGGCGGCAAAGTCCGGCTGCGTCGTCAACGTCAAGAAGGGGCAGTTCCTCGCGCCGCGCGACATGGGCAACGTCGTCGACAAGCTGCACGAGGGCGGCTGCTCCGACATCCTCTTGACGGAGCGCGGCGCCTCGTTCGGCTACAATAATCTCGTCGTCGATATGCGCAGTTTCCCCATCATGCGCACGTTCGGCGCGCCTGTCATCTTTGACGCGACGCACAGCGTGCAGCTGCCGGGCGGCGCGGGCACGTCGTCGGGCGGCAACCGCGAATTCGTCGAGCCTCTGGCACGCGCCGCCGTCGCCGCCGGCGTCGACGGACTCTTCATGGAAGTGCACGACAATCCCGAGGAGGCGCTCTGCGACGGCCCGAACAGCCTCTACCTCGACAAGCTCGAAGAGCTTTTGAAGGAAGTGCTGGCAATCTACAACGTGGTGAAAGGGAAGCTGGTCTGA
- the kdsB gene encoding 3-deoxy-manno-octulosonate cytidylyltransferase has product MRTLCVIPARYASTRLPGKPLADICGKPMICRVLERASRAQKPEKVIVATDDERIYDAVRAEGGEALMTRADHPTGTDRLAEVAEAYPEVDLIVNVQGDEPLIEPSVIDELIAPFEMDENLPMATVMVRMDDAAEQLNPNNVKVIVDKLGYALYFSRSLVPYPRAAAGPVYKHIGIYAYRRDFLLRYARLEPTPLERAESLEQLRALENGYGIRVLETDCRFVGVDTPEDLALVNKIYREQGLA; this is encoded by the coding sequence ATGAGGACACTTTGCGTGATTCCGGCGCGCTATGCGTCGACGCGCCTGCCGGGCAAGCCGCTCGCCGACATCTGCGGCAAGCCCATGATCTGCCGCGTCCTAGAGCGTGCGAGCCGCGCCCAAAAGCCTGAGAAGGTGATCGTGGCGACGGACGACGAGCGCATCTACGATGCTGTGCGAGCGGAAGGCGGCGAGGCGCTCATGACGCGCGCCGACCATCCGACGGGCACCGATCGACTCGCCGAGGTGGCAGAGGCATACCCTGAGGTCGACCTCATCGTCAACGTGCAGGGCGACGAGCCGCTGATCGAGCCTTCCGTGATCGACGAGCTCATCGCGCCTTTCGAGATGGATGAGAATCTGCCGATGGCGACCGTCATGGTGCGCATGGACGACGCGGCGGAGCAGCTCAATCCGAACAACGTCAAGGTCATTGTGGACAAGCTCGGCTACGCGCTCTACTTCTCGCGCTCGCTCGTGCCCTATCCGCGTGCGGCGGCAGGCCCCGTGTACAAGCACATCGGCATCTACGCCTATCGGCGCGACTTTTTGCTGCGCTACGCACGCCTTGAGCCGACGCCGTTGGAGAGGGCGGAGTCGCTGGAGCAGCTTCGGGCGCTCGAAAACGGCTACGGCATCCGCGTGCTGGAAACGGATTGCCGCTTCGTCGGCGTCGATACGCCGGAAGACCTCGCGCTCGTGAACAAGATTTATCGGGAGCAGGGGCTGGCGTAA